The genomic DNA TTTGACCCAGCCACGCATTCTCGTACTCGACATCGAAACGGCCCCGGTCCTTGCTTACGTGTGGCGCACGTTCAAGGAGAACGTGTCGTGGGATCAGATCAGCACCGACTGGTACATCCTGTCGTTCGCAGCGAAGTGGCTGGGCGATCCCCGTGTGATCTATTACGACCAGTCGAAGCGCAGGAACATCGAGGACGACCGCGTTCTCATGCGCAAGCTGTGGAAGCTGCTCGACGAGGCAGACGTGGTGATCGCGCACAACGGCAAGAAGTTCGACATACGCAAGATCAAAGCGCGGTTCATCCTCAACGGATTCCCGCCGCCGTCGCCGTTCCGTGTCATCGACACGCTGCTCGAAGCGCGCAAGGAGTTCGCGTTCACGTCGAACCGTCTCGTCGCGCTGACCGACATGCTCGTGCCGGAAGACAAGAAGGACGACCACGCCGAGTTCCCCGGCTTCAGCCTGTGGGCTGAATGCCTGAAGGGCAACCCGCGTGCATGGGCCGTCATGGAGACCTACAACAAGCAGGACGTGGTGAGCCTCGAAAAGCTCTACCTGAAGCTCCGCGCTTGGATGGAAGGCCACCCGAACGTCGGCGCATTCACGGAC from Paraburkholderia edwinii includes the following:
- a CDS encoding ribonuclease H-like domain-containing protein, coding for MTQPRILVLDIETAPVLAYVWRTFKENVSWDQISTDWYILSFAAKWLGDPRVIYYDQSKRRNIEDDRVLMRKLWKLLDEADVVIAHNGKKFDIRKIKARFILNGFPPPSPFRVIDTLLEARKEFAFTSNRLVALTDMLVPEDKKDDHAEFPGFSLWAECLKGNPRAWAVMETYNKQDVVSLEKLYLKLRAWMEGHPNVGAFTDPDEPTCPKCGSTHVIKKGHRFTQTGKYIRYQCQECGGWSRGRTTINTKAVRDNLLVQ